A region from the Musa acuminata AAA Group cultivar baxijiao chromosome BXJ1-10, Cavendish_Baxijiao_AAA, whole genome shotgun sequence genome encodes:
- the LOC135595122 gene encoding PHD finger protein ALFIN-LIKE 8-like, whose translation MDLGRSASTYREAEDLFKDFRGRRAGMIKALTTDFTKFYQQCDPEKDNLYLYAFADETWEVRERPEKVLTEFPELVIGINLARDVTEEKRWLANVACHSDAWLLSFSLYWSLRFGFDKETRRQLFVMINTLPTISEVFLGAANNGEKETIPSNSIKDGPSSEKSWQHSRRGRQIKDDEDDDEDEHEHDDDDDDDDNDDDDDDDDDDDDDDAEDDGTCGACSKTHRQEKPYMCLYGCPDETWELKEPPDVPHELPEPNIGINFARDGMPEKEWLGRIAIHSDAWLYSYAFYIAIRADLDAETR comes from the exons ATGGATTTGGGCAGGAGTGCGTCCACTTATCGTGAAGCCGAGGATCTCTTCAAAGACTTCAGAGGCAGAAGAGCCGGCATGATCAAGGCTCTTACGACTG ATTTTACCAAGTTCTACCAGCAGTGCGATCCGG AGAAAGACAACTTATATCTATATGCATTTGCTGATGAGACTTGGGAAGTAAGGGAACGTCCTGAGAAAGTTCTCACAGAATTTCCTGAACTGGTCATAGGAATTAACCTTGCCAGAGATGTGACGGAAGAAAAGCGGTGGCTCGCAAATGTTGCATGCCACAGTGATGCATGGTTGCTCTCTTTTTCCTTGTACTGGAGCCTGCGCTTCGGCTTCGACAAGGAAACTAG GAGGCAGCTCTTCGTGATGATAAATACTCTTCCTACTATTAGCGAGGTTTTTCTTGGAGCTGCCAATAACGGAGAGAAAGAAACAATCCCGAGTAACAGCATCAAAGATGGGCCGAGTTCAGAGAAG AGTTGGCAGCATTCCAGACGGGGGCGTCAAATAAAGGACGACGAAGACGATGACGAGGACGAACACGAAcacgatgacgatgacgatgacgatgacaatgacgatgacgatgacgatgacgatgatgatgacgatgacgatgCCGAGGACGACGGCACATGTGGTGCATGTTCGAAGACGCATCGTCAGG AAAAACCCTACATGTGTCTTTATGGGTGTCCTGATGAGACGTGGGAACTAAAGGAACCTCCTGATGTTCCCCACGAACTTCCTGAACCAAACATAGGAATTAACTTCGCCAGAGACGGGATGCCAGAAAAGGAGTGGCTTGGTCGTATTGCAATCCACAGCGATGCATGGCTTTATTCTTATGCCTTCTATATTGCCATACGCGCTGACCTTGATGCCGAGACCAGGTAA
- the LOC104000048 gene encoding PHD finger protein ALFIN-LIKE 4-like gives MDEEKIDYYLWTVDQIFRDFLGRRAGLIKALTTDFNKFYTKCDPEKPKMCLYGRPNETWKVKERPLLFSELPEPHSGINCVRDGMLEKDWLAHVAIHSDAWIISLAFYIAARAGCDHDARQQLFNMINSNPTLYEIVSGTVKMPAKEETSNASRKDKSRSKKRSRVRVLGWPLPSIEEEEDVEDEAERKAAAADHSSITCGACGRWFSDDTEYWILCDVCGIWYHGNCVRVTPERYKQLKRYSRVDGSSSLEMGALHSPRDFARLFPSSNSCASSVLVVDAI, from the exons ATGGATGAGGAAAAGATAGATTACTATCTTTGGACAGTCGATCAAATCTTCCGAGACTTCCTTGGCAGAAGAGCCGGCTTGATCAAGGCTCTCACCACTG ATTTTAACAAGTTCTACACGAAGTGCGATCCGG AAAAACCCAAGATGTGTCTTTACGGGCGTCCTAATGAGACTTGGAAAGTAAAGGAACGTCCTCTTCTTTTCAGCGAACTTCCCGAACCACACTCGGGAATTAACTGCGTTAGAGATGGGATGCTAGAAAAGGACTGGCTTGCCCATGTTGCAATCCACAGTGATGCATGGATAATTTCTCTTGCCTTCTATATTGCTGCTCGTGCTGGGTGTGATCATGACGCCAG GCAGCAGCTTTTCAATATGATAAATAGTAATCCTACTTTATACGAGATTGTATCTGGAACTGTGAAAATGCCGGCGAAGGAGGAGACCTCCAATGCGAGCAGGAAGGATAAATCGAGGTCTAAAAAG CGTTCGAGAGTACGAGTTTTGGGGTGGCCTCTGCCTTcaatagaagaggaagaggacgtcgAGGACGAAGCTGAACGGAAGGCCGCGGCAGCTGACCATAGTAGCATCACATGTGGCGCATGTGGAAGATGGTTTTCCGATGATACCGAGTACTGGATATTATGCGACGTGTGTGGGATATGGTATCATGGAAACTGTGTCAGAGTGACACCTGAGCGTTATAAACAACTCAAGCGCTACAG TCGAGTCGATGGCTCCAGTTCTCTTGAAATGGGCGCTCTTCACTCCCCTCGTGACTTTGCTCGCCTCTTCCCATCATCCAACTCGTGCGCCTCAAGTGTTCTTGTAGTTGATGCGATTTAG